The Actinocorallia herbida DNA window GCCTCCGAACGCGACCAGGTGAAGTCGTCCGCCGCCGGCGGCGCCGACGCCTGGCCGAGCGACCGCTACCTCAACATCTGGGTCTGCCAGCTGGGCTCGACCCCGGGCGGCGGGACGTTGCTGGGCTACGCGCAGTTCCCCGGCGGACCTCCGCAGACCGACGGGGTCGTCATCACGCACAGCTGCTTCGGCACCACGGGCACCGCGCAGGCCCCGTTCGACGGCGGGCGCACCGCGACCCACGAGATCGGCCATTGGCTCGACCTCTTCCACATCTGGGGCGACGACGACGGCGCGTGCTCCAACGACGACAAGGTGGCCGACACCCCGAACCAGGCCAACGCGAACGTCGGGAAGCCGGGCTTCCCGCACGTCAGCTGCCGCAACGGGCCGAACGGCGACATGTTCATGAACTACATGGACTACGTCGACGACGACGCCATGTTCATGTTCACCCAGGGGCAGCGGGAGCGCATGAACGCCTGCCTGGAGGGCGCGCGGGCGTCGCTCCTGGTCGGCGGGCGGGTCGCGCCCGAGGTCAAGCCCGAGATGGAGGTGGCCGCCGTCGGCGGCGCGCTGTCGGGCGGGAACGGTGACATGCAG harbors:
- a CDS encoding zinc metalloprotease, with translation MAETGHFPAPSRDLCGTMVLHRALLNESMTYRAQRAQIENRALQYETARISPERRGVATIPVVVHVVHNPEIPEQNIGDEQIHSQIAVLNRDFRAKNPDVSKVPPVWRSLVADSMVEFRIATVDPFGEPTDGIVRVETHRRKFEICASPGCPASERDQVKSSAAGGADAWPSDRYLNIWVCQLGSTPGGGTLLGYAQFPGGPPQTDGVVITHSCFGTTGTAQAPFDGGRTATHEIGHWLDLFHIWGDDDGACSNDDKVADTPNQANANVGKPGFPHVSCRNGPNGDMFMNYMDYVDDDAMFMFTQGQRERMNACLEGARASLLVGGRVAPEVKPEMEVAAVGGALSGGNGDMQRLLQDLQESEKRTKELLDSLHDALGLVAGRGGR